The Formosa sp. Hel1_33_131 genome window below encodes:
- the mnmE gene encoding tRNA uridine-5-carboxymethylaminomethyl(34) synthesis GTPase MnmE: MYQNDTIIALATPSGAGAIAIIRLSGPEAITKVDAFFKSIHAKKLTTQKTHTIHLGHIVEDSRILDEVLVSVFKNPKSYTGEDVVEVSCHGSSYIQQEIIQLFVRNGARIANPGEFTLRAFLNAKLDLSQAEAVADLIASDNKASHQIAMQQMRGGFSNEIKVLRDELLNFASLIELELDFSEEDVEFADRKQFEDLLERIIKVLKHLIDSFSTGNVIKNGIPISIIGAPNVGKSTLLNALLNEDKAIVSDIAGTTRDAIEDEITIEGIKFRFIDTAGIRTTKDAIESIGIKKTFEKITQSQVVLYLLDATKVTTETIQIFNSEIRKIQEQYPDKQLIVVANKMDEADQEYIETSFVYPHTLFTSAKSGLGIDTLKAKLLEFVNTGALRNNDTIITNSRHYDSLLKALAEVQKVQQGMDANLSGDLLAIDIRQALYHFGEITGEITSDDLLGNIFANFCIGK; the protein is encoded by the coding sequence TTGTATCAAAACGACACTATTATTGCTTTAGCCACTCCGTCCGGAGCAGGCGCGATTGCTATTATTCGACTTTCAGGCCCTGAAGCAATTACGAAAGTAGATGCGTTTTTTAAATCGATACATGCCAAAAAACTAACGACTCAAAAAACACATACCATTCATTTAGGACATATCGTAGAAGATTCACGAATTTTGGACGAAGTATTGGTATCTGTTTTTAAAAATCCAAAATCCTACACAGGTGAGGATGTGGTGGAGGTTTCTTGTCATGGGAGCTCTTATATACAACAAGAAATCATACAATTATTTGTACGTAACGGAGCGCGTATTGCAAATCCAGGGGAATTTACCCTCCGTGCATTTCTCAACGCAAAGCTCGATTTGAGTCAGGCCGAAGCCGTAGCTGATTTGATTGCTAGTGATAACAAAGCCTCCCATCAAATTGCTATGCAACAGATGCGTGGAGGGTTTAGTAATGAGATTAAAGTTTTACGTGATGAGTTGTTAAACTTTGCTTCCTTGATTGAATTAGAACTTGATTTTTCTGAGGAAGATGTAGAGTTTGCAGATCGGAAACAATTTGAAGATTTATTAGAACGTATTATTAAGGTATTAAAACATTTGATTGATTCGTTTTCAACCGGGAATGTAATCAAAAATGGAATTCCAATTTCTATAATTGGGGCACCTAATGTGGGGAAATCTACGTTATTAAACGCGCTTTTAAACGAAGATAAAGCCATTGTAAGTGATATTGCTGGAACAACTCGTGATGCTATCGAAGATGAAATTACAATCGAAGGCATTAAGTTTCGATTTATAGATACAGCGGGCATTCGAACCACCAAGGATGCCATTGAAAGTATCGGTATCAAAAAAACATTTGAAAAAATCACCCAATCCCAAGTGGTATTATATTTACTAGATGCTACTAAGGTCACAACAGAAACTATTCAGATTTTTAATTCAGAGATTCGAAAAATTCAAGAACAGTACCCAGATAAACAACTGATCGTTGTAGCTAATAAAATGGATGAAGCGGATCAGGAATATATTGAAACCTCTTTTGTATATCCTCATACGCTTTTTACTTCTGCTAAAAGCGGGTTGGGTATCGATACTTTAAAAGCGAAGTTGTTAGAATTTGTAAATACAGGTGCTTTGAGAAATAATGATACCATCATTACAAACTCCAGACATTACGATTCTCTTTTAAAAGCACTGGCTGAAGTTCAAAAAGTACAACAGGGGATGGATGCTAACCTTTCTGGAGATTTATTAGCAATAGACATCCGTCAGGCATTGTATCATTTTGGTGAGATTACCGGCGAAATTACTTCAGACGACCTGTTAGGGAATATCTTTGCAAACTTTTGTATTGGAAAGTAA
- a CDS encoding rhomboid family intramembrane serine protease, producing the protein MDISIYTLIIIALNALCSFKGFKDRSFFETYKFNVGGIKRGEQLRMLVSGFLHVDLQHLLFNMFALYIFGDIVINSVGPFYFFLIYFGSLISGNLLSYYFHKNEPYYSAVGASGAATGILYAAILLYPGMELYLYFIPIPIPSYVVGVGYMLYSIYGMKSRVGNIGHDAHFGGAIGGYVLTLLIAPQVLETHLWMVIVLAIPIVILFVMHKNNKI; encoded by the coding sequence ATGGACATTTCTATTTATACCCTGATTATTATAGCCCTCAACGCACTTTGCTCTTTTAAGGGTTTTAAAGATCGTTCTTTTTTTGAGACGTATAAGTTTAATGTGGGAGGCATCAAACGTGGTGAACAACTCCGTATGTTGGTCTCTGGGTTTCTACATGTTGACTTGCAACATCTGTTATTTAATATGTTTGCACTCTATATTTTTGGAGATATAGTAATCAATAGCGTGGGGCCGTTTTATTTCTTTTTGATTTATTTTGGCAGTTTAATTTCTGGCAACCTATTATCTTATTACTTTCATAAAAATGAACCTTACTATTCTGCAGTAGGAGCGAGTGGTGCTGCGACGGGCATCTTATACGCCGCTATTTTGTTGTACCCTGGAATGGAATTGTATCTGTATTTTATTCCCATTCCGATTCCATCTTATGTGGTAGGAGTCGGGTATATGTTGTATTCCATTTATGGGATGAAATCACGGGTTGGAAATATAGGACACGACGCCCATTTTGGTGGAGCTATTGGAGGGTATGTTCTTACATTGTTGATTGCTCCTCAAGTTTTAGAGACTCATTTATGGATGGTAATCGTTCTCGCTATTCCAATTGTTATTCTGTTTGTGATGCATAAAAACAATAAGATTTAG
- a CDS encoding TlpA disulfide reductase family protein: MKTQIISILVIALLFGCKPSTSNHEGEYEVFVKAEGVYDGLRAYLIKTENGRNRKATDTAIVFNGTFRFKGEIKGAEMRALTIDGVRGQTSVFIEPGNINIEIYKDSIHKSKVEGTYNNKVFNDYKNKYQEKTEAIEAVKAEFLSSEKDSEGLKALQKKGDFLRAQLKNFGYEFIEENNDSDFSLFILEGLTGQKGFDLELATKAYENIEESIKTKNETNQQISNRIKEKIESNPNKAKIKIGMKAPDFSAPNPEGEQITLSKIKGKVTIVDFWASWCKPCRIENPNLVRLYDTYHSKGLEIISVSLERGDQKAFWIEAIKKDQLSWYNVSNLKFWQDPIAQAYSVNSIPATFILDENGTLIAERLRGAELEAKIKSLLE, translated from the coding sequence ATGAAAACTCAAATCATTTCTATCCTTGTTATTGCACTTTTGTTTGGTTGCAAACCTTCAACGTCAAATCATGAAGGCGAATACGAAGTATTTGTCAAAGCTGAGGGCGTTTATGATGGCTTAAGAGCCTATTTGATAAAGACTGAAAATGGCAGAAATAGAAAAGCCACCGATACTGCTATTGTTTTTAATGGAACGTTTCGTTTTAAAGGAGAAATAAAAGGGGCCGAAATGCGTGCCTTGACCATTGATGGCGTGAGAGGTCAAACCTCTGTTTTTATAGAACCTGGAAATATTAATATAGAAATTTATAAAGATAGTATTCATAAATCAAAAGTAGAAGGTACTTATAACAATAAAGTTTTTAATGATTATAAAAATAAATACCAAGAAAAAACAGAAGCGATCGAGGCTGTGAAAGCTGAGTTCTTAAGTTCTGAAAAAGATTCAGAAGGCTTAAAAGCACTTCAAAAGAAAGGAGATTTTTTGAGAGCCCAATTGAAAAATTTCGGATATGAATTTATTGAAGAAAATAACGATTCCGATTTTTCATTATTTATATTGGAAGGTCTTACAGGACAAAAGGGCTTTGATCTGGAATTGGCAACTAAAGCCTACGAAAATATCGAAGAGTCTATCAAGACTAAAAACGAAACAAATCAACAGATCTCAAATCGTATTAAAGAAAAAATTGAAAGCAACCCAAATAAAGCGAAAATAAAAATTGGCATGAAAGCGCCTGACTTCTCTGCGCCTAATCCAGAGGGAGAACAAATCACCTTAAGTAAAATTAAAGGAAAAGTTACCATTGTTGATTTTTGGGCCTCTTGGTGCAAGCCCTGCCGAATTGAAAACCCTAATTTGGTAAGACTTTATGACACCTACCATTCAAAAGGATTAGAAATTATCAGTGTTTCATTGGAACGCGGAGATCAGAAAGCGTTTTGGATTGAGGCCATAAAAAAAGATCAACTAAGTTGGTATAACGTCTCTAATCTAAAGTTCTGGCAAGACCCCATTGCACAAGCTTACAGTGTCAATTCGATTCCTGCGACCTTTATTTTGGACGAAAACGGAACTCTTATCGCCGAACGTTTAAGAGGTGCTGAATTGGAAGCGAAAATTAAGAGCTTATTGGAGTAA
- a CDS encoding flavin reductase family protein: protein MSTIKSFDPELLETRDVHRLLSSAIAPRPIAFASTIDAKGNVNLSPFSFFNVFSSNPPILIFSPARRVRDNTTKHTLQNATETKEVVINIVDYSIVEQMSETSKEYDKGVNEFTETGLTEVPSIKVKPPRVMESPVSFECVVENIVSLGEHGGAGQLIIAKVVHIHVKSEFLDENNQIDSEKLDLVARLGGDWYTRVTKDSMFKLEKPEG, encoded by the coding sequence ATGTCAACCATAAAATCATTTGATCCCGAATTACTAGAAACTAGAGATGTTCATAGACTGCTCTCCTCCGCTATTGCTCCAAGACCTATTGCGTTTGCAAGTACCATAGACGCCAAGGGAAATGTCAACTTGAGTCCATTTAGCTTTTTTAATGTATTTAGCTCTAATCCACCCATATTAATTTTCTCACCGGCAAGACGTGTACGCGATAACACTACAAAACATACGCTTCAAAATGCTACAGAAACAAAAGAAGTAGTGATTAATATCGTTGATTATTCAATTGTCGAACAAATGTCAGAAACGAGTAAAGAGTATGACAAAGGCGTGAATGAATTTACAGAAACAGGATTGACTGAAGTCCCCTCGATTAAAGTGAAGCCCCCGAGAGTTATGGAATCCCCAGTCTCTTTTGAATGTGTAGTTGAAAATATTGTCTCTCTTGGTGAACATGGCGGTGCTGGCCAATTGATCATAGCCAAAGTAGTTCACATCCATGTGAAATCGGAGTTCTTAGATGAAAACAACCAAATTGATTCCGAAAAATTAGATCTTGTCGCACGCTTAGGGGGTGATTGGTACACCCGTGTGACAAAAGATAGCATGTTTAAACTTGAAAAACCTGAAGGGTGA